A region of Alosa alosa isolate M-15738 ecotype Scorff River chromosome 17, AALO_Geno_1.1, whole genome shotgun sequence DNA encodes the following proteins:
- the LOC125310155 gene encoding uncharacterized protein LOC125310155, translated as MEKSGHHTVATLDRSGTASATRWATNEASSGWPDLDKMNVSPVIHHLVENMSEEQWKVVHKTLCEPKAMPELGHMCSNIVKAVTQTTSQHLLPALSKMLGMPVRSLIQSGMAKPSKPSHWSQIAQYQTTLCELFGITEDSICQNLRDCRHQCERDVVGLVFWHVNSVINLALKQHILKGGRPPEFSIKESTIKTAKDLVRAVSTQVNSTSADRSSSMTQVSSLEKDSVTNSGLISVTRTIINAITDHMNNCLDGEELKQVGEIISAVAERVNMLASQNAFLESPLCSGLPKLTQDQLVDGEDFLRSRNLQKLSTDKFHAKATKAVSDVLMKNLNCLPSRGASSVQCHCVAKCNHLSPSCRSVDQDASAVLETFIKEIKNLAQYTHCTTEAEDGNKPTQDTHNHYAASRSNDRSKAIAAAHMMFYKVQMKLMELYSQPSLKKSCASLAGTEDASVIDQLYQLQVDSATRDVVKEILNTLNDKDLDEESSSNLECSSSQVSMEAREFVDGIMKQLENFTGSTSEESTNSLASSEQDFSVKSSQVSRVSSKYSEICVSNLQVLMCEKFLTEASKTVSKTLLKSIGSQSSSSFSSQKLQSDASGLPEEPKNIDLAAFDITQNFVSEIKLCAASIEALAPESQMNGDLLKSGGTFSYTANGQLEGATQHFQKTIMTSVKGIYKSMHDKVKQFYSQYESDQNKTASVQQDYSSEQEEHAEELTSSGYERVDNSTKEIIRQLSCLVKTAISSEGNLTNPACVKSYASLKSSTFVDDVISELKNMSASADVTSLDMLTADLHDSVSLIEKLSNTEFQAKASRQVNEVLLKSVISHSSLEDSELCGNATGDSDCIDVRSFLPSVSQSQSIAYDLVGEVIEETVECLISSGFYSLTQSTASDIVENVTGAMKDLLEVKLAAKALQHTKGDDAGAISARLMVNRMCLTANNIFTNIKKRAAKCLHTFVYKDKREASTRKAISQVLASIQDGLPDTEGAENSEQIKLIHDLLSTMIDEIESTGTSDISGPPHLERDRTADFISEDTTTVMENLLSNRRVRSRRFLSETTVREYTHDLSHQIYQILRNSYDPSILFMPAGKSASDSFLSVVPCREEEKHETPFDLIYSCVEESVKRLILSCFFPLTSRENQDRVLRHAFDLVSSGSSCNSPLSQLTQHDMEASKSSPKLFRSTINVLTQVLAKEVMERLSVDVSTTSPVESDNDKKTFSQLSAREHQQPPKVEQMDESRPPISESSSRTSLSVSDMAVVETVYAIEEDKVMYSSEASCFATSPPAVMDSLSPCAPETHGEQVQIKHEEVPLVVKGVGLAISPPSSELPETEEANNNDYACFISMLVIRLLRRTISSHHAKWAEQEGLHDNVHDMSRELIDKILPELFLASGMVKCQSYPEDMKIFRIYQNLYQNLVQEYGSSQGLKSAVEAQESSFDTSLIKLLAKEIHAAPSTGNGPEVNTENGTKARRFQLSSRFQTPFQTSRFQLSSRLQTPLKFPKIPINMEQLRALHLPSMKKKQNSDVVTTDSNTAPATGTFTSKLQGMREGLKPLGSCPFRMPKVLWPTLKLPRKYNEIAPCLNLERSEDVIEADKNIASS; from the exons ATGGAGAAAAGTGGTCACCACACAG TGGCAACACTAGACAGGTCTGGAACTGCATCTGCCACCAGATGGGCTACTAATGAAGCCTCCAGTGGCTGGCCAGACCTGGACAAAATGAACGTCTCCCCCGTGATCCACCACCTTGTGGAAAACATGTCAGAAGA GCAATGGAAAGTTGTCCACAAGACATTGTGTGAACCT AAAGCCATGCCTGAACTTGGACATATGTGTTCAAACATAGTCAAGGCAGTAACCCAGACAACCAGTCAACACCTCCTTCCGGCTCTCAGCAAGATGCTGGGCATGCCTGTGCGGTCTCTGATTCAGTCAGGAATGGCTAAACCAAGTAAACCTTCACACTG gTCCCAGATTGCTCAATACCAGACAACTCTGTGCGAGTTGTTTGGAATCACTGAGGATTCCATTTGCCAGAATCTCCGTGATTGCCGTCACCAGTGTGAGCGGGACGTTGTTGGACTGGTGTTTTGGCACGTGAACTCGGTCATTAACTTGGCTCTCAAACAGCACATCCTGAAAGGAGGAAGACCGCCTGAGTTCAGCATAAAAGAATCAACTATCAAGACCGCAAAGGACCTGGTGCGTGCTGTGTCTACCCAGGTCAATAGCACATCTGCAGACAGGTCCTCATCAATGACACAGGTTTCATCACTTGAAAAAGACTCCGTCACTAACTCTGGTCTGATATCGGTAACGAGAACCATCATCAATGCCATCACGGATCACATGAACAACTGCTTGGATGGAGAGGAACTGAAGCAGGTGGGGGAGATTATCTCTGCTGTGGCTGAGAGGGTCAACATGCTGGCATCCCAGAATGCATTTCTGGAGAGTCCTCTTTGCAGCGGCCTTCCCAAACTCACTCAAGATCAGTTGGTTGATGGCGAGGATTTTCTTCGATCTCGAAACCTGCAAAAACTGTCCACTGACAAATTCCATGCAAAAGCAACTAAGGCAGTAAGTGATGTCCTCATGAAAAACTTAAATTGTCTGCCTAGCAGAGGAGCTTCCAGCGTGCAATGTCATTGCGTAGCAAAGTGCAATCATCTCTCGCCATCTTGTCGCTCTGTAGATCAGGATGCATCAGCTGTACTTGAGACATTTATTAAGGAGATTAAAAACCTTGCCCAGTACACACACTGTACAACTGAAGCAGAGGATGGGAATAAACCAACTCAGGATACCCACAATCATTATGCAGCATCTCGCAGTAATGACAGAAGCAAGGCCATAGCTGCAGCCCATATGATGTTCTACAAAGTGCAGATGAAACTAATGGAGCTTTATTCCCAGCCATCACTGAAAAAGAGCTGTGCTTCACTTGCTGGTACAGAGGACGCATCAGTCATTGATCAGTTGTATCAGCTTCAGGTTGACTCAGCCACAAGGGATGTGGTGAAGGAGATACTGAACACCTTGAATGACAAGGATTTGGATGAAGAAAGTTCCAGCAACTTGGAGTGCAGCTCTTCACAGGTGTCTATGGAGGCACGTGAGTTTGTTGACGGCATCATGAAACAGCTTGAGAACTTCACTGGTTCCACCTCTGAAGAATCCACAAATTCACTTGCATCGTCAGAGCAGGATTTCTCTGTGAAAAGTTCACAGGTGAGCAGGGTCAGCAGCAAATACTCTGAGATCTGTGTTTCGAACCTTCAGGTGCTCATGTGCGAGAAGTTTTTGACTGAGGCCTCAAAAACCGTGAGTAAAACGCTGTTGAAGTCCATTGGAAGCCAGAGTTCTTCATCTTTCAGCAGTCAGAAGCTACAATCTGATGCATCTGGTTTACCTGAGGAACCTAAGAATATTGATCTGGCAGCCTTCGATATCACTCAGAACTTTGTGTCTGAAATTAAGCTCTGTGCTGCATCAATTGAGGCACTTGCGCCAGAATCACAGATGAATGGTGACCTTTTAAAGAGTGGAGGAACATTTTCATATACAGCCAATGGACAACTTGAAGGAGCAACTCAGCATTTCCAGAAAACAATCATGACCTCTGTTAAAGGTATTTACAAAAGTATGCATGACAAAGTTAAACAGTTCTATTCTCAGTATGAATCCGATCAGAATAAAACAGCATCAGTTCAACAAGACTATTCTTCAGAACAAGAGGAACATGCAGAGGAATTGACATCTTCTGGTTATGAAAGGGTTGACAACAGTACAAAAGAAATTATCAGACAGCTCTCCTGTTTGGTTAAAACAGCAATATCATCTGAAGGAAACTTAACCAACCCTGCTTGTGTAAAGTCTTATGCTTCACTCAAATCCAGTACATTTGTGGATGATGTGATATCTGAACTCAAGAACATGTCTGCTTCTGCCGATGTCACATCCCTGGACATGTTAACAGCAGATCTTCATGACTCCGTTTCTTTAATTGAGAAACTTTCCAACACAGAATTTCAGGCAAAAGCATCTCGCCAAGTGAACGAAGTCTTGCTTAAGTCTGTGATAAGCCACTCATCACTTGAGGATTCAGAGCTGTGTGGTAATGCAACAGGTGACTCAGATTGCATCGATGTCCGCAGTTTCCTCCCATCGGTTTCTCAATCACAGTCCATTGCCTATGATTTAGTTGGAGAGGTCATTGAGGAGACCGTCGAATGTCTCATCAGCTCAGGATTCTACTCTCTCACCCAATCAACAGCCAGTGACATAGTCGAGAATGTTACAGGGGCCATGAAGGACCTTCTGGAGGTCAAATTGGCTGCCAAAGCTTTGCAGCACACCAAGGGGGACGATGCAGGAGCTATCAGCGCCCGTCTCATGGTCAACAGGATGTGCTTGACCGCTAACAATATTTTCACAAACATCAAGAAAAGGGCAGCAAAATGTTTGCATACGTTTGTCTacaaagacaagagagaggcaTCCACCAGGAAAGCCATCAGTCAAGTGCTTGCTTCCATCCAAGATGGGCTTCCTGACACCGAGGGGGCAGAAAACTCAGAGCAAATCAAACTGATTCATGACCTTCTCTCCACCATGATTGATGAAATTGAGAGTACGGGCACATCAGACATCTCTGGGCCACCTCATCTGGAGAGGGACAGAACTGCAGACTTTATCAGTGAAGATACAACCACAGTAATGGAAAATCTCCTTTCAAACAGAAGAGTAAGATCTAGAAGGTTCCTCTCTGAAACAACAGTGAGAGAATACACCCATGACCTTTCCCATCAAATCTATCAGATTCTCAGAAATAGTTATGATCCCTCAATCTTGTTCATGCCTGCTGGAAAGAGTGCTTCAGACTCCTTCCTCTCTGTGGTACCAtgcagagaggaagaaaagcaTGAGACTCCCTTTGACCTCATATACAGTTGTGTGGAAGAGTCAGTGAAGCGTCTCATACTTTCATGCTTCTTCCCTTTAACATCAAGGGAGAATCAGGACAGGGTTTTGCGACATGCTTTTGACCTGGTGTCCAGCGGCAGTTCATGCAACTCCCCTCTGTCGCAATTGACACAGCATGACATGGAGGCCTCCAAGTCATCGCCCAAGCTGTTCAGAAGCACCATCAATGTTCTCACCCAAGTACTGGCCAAAGAAGTCATGGAGAGGCTATCTGTAGATGTAAGTACAACATCACCTGTTGAAAGTGATAATGACAAAAAGACCTTCAGTCAGTTGTCTGCAAGAGAACATCAGCAACCACCAAAGGTAGAGCAGATGGATGAATCAAGACCACCGATTTCTGAGTCATCCTCTAGAAcctctctgtcagtctctgaCATGGCAGTTGTTGAAACTGTGTATGCCATAGAGGAAGATAAGGTGATGTATTCTAGTGAGGCTTCTTGTTTTGCCACTAGTCCGCCTGCTGTTATGGACAGCTTGTCTCCTTGTGCCCCTGAAACTCATGGTGAACAAGTGCAAATTAAGCATGAAGAAGTGCCATTGGTAGTGAAGGGTGTTGGACTTGCAATCTCACCACCTTCCTCCGAGTTGCCTGAGACAGAAGAGGCCAACAACAATGATTACGCCTGCTTTATCTCCATGCTAGTCATACGACTTCTGAGGAGAACAATTAGCTCACACCACGCTAAATGGGCTGAGCAGGAGGGTCTCCATGACAATGTGCATGATATGTCCCGTGAGCTTATTGACAAGATCCTACCCGAGCTCTTCTTGGCCTCTGGAATGGTCAAATGCCAGAGCTACCCTGAGGACATGAAGATTTTCCGGATTTACCAGAACTTGTACCAGAACCTCGTCCAGGAGTATGGGTCTTCCCAAGGACTCAAGTCGGCTGTAGAGGCTCAGGAGTCATCATTTGACACGTCACTGATAAAATTACTGGCAAAGGAGATCCATGCAGCTCCTTCCACTGGAAATGGTCCTGAGGTAAATACTGAGAATGGAACTAAGGCCAGAAGATTCCAGCTGAGTTCAAGATTCCAGAC CCCATTCCAAACCTCAAGATTCCAGCTGAGTTCCAGATTGCAGACCCCATTAAAGTTCCCAAAAATCCCAATCAACATGGAG CAATTAAGGGCATTACACCTACCCTCTATGAAGAAGAAGCAGAACAGTGATGTGGTTACAACTGATTCAAACACTG CTCCTGCCACTGGCACATTTACCAGCAAACTCCAGGGGATGCGGGAAGGCCTTAAACCGTTGGGAAGCTGTCCCTTTAGGATGCCAAAAGTTCTATGGCCTACTTTAAAG TTACCAAGGAAGTACAATGAGATTGCCCCATGTTTGAATCTGGAGAGATCTGAAGATGTCATTGAAGCTGATAAAAATATAG CCTCCAGCTAG